TTCACCAGCACAGTGGGGATGATGGGTATGTACCACTCTGGCTCTACACGCTGGTTGTCGTCGTAGTTGTACTTGAGCAGATTGTCGTCCATGGATGGGAAAAGAAGGCGGGCCAGAGGACTGGAAGGGAGGACAGAGTTAATTAGTAACTGGGTAAACCATAAATTAACTAAAACCATTAAATGTGTGAAGGAGGCCTGTAGCTTCAGACTGTTTTGTGGGTTGCAAGGAGGCTGCTAACCTGAGCATGGTGAAGATGTATCGAGGACTGGCAGAGTCCTTGCCACCATGCAACCTGGTTCCAAACTGACCCAGAGGCTGAAGCAGGTTCAAGTTGTTGCTTCCCACAAAGTTCTGGGCCAAACCAACAATAGTCATCATCAGAGAgacctgaaaatgaaaagagttGAGGAGATTAAATTATCAGTATTCTCAAAAATACCTATATTTTCTTCCCAGGAACAGTCAGTATAATAGAAATTTGCTACAAGAAGCTGTTTGCATTTATTTCCccacattaaatacattaatttaGATCAAGATTAGATCAAATAAATGAGGAGGTTGGAGGGCAAAACAGTTTTTCCAAACATATGAACGCTAAAACTTGAATTAACTGATCATCAAATCAATCAAGTGTAAGGTCATCTCACCTCTCCATGGTGGTAGGCGGACATCTCAGCCACTGAGCCAGCCAACTGGGCCACCTTCACTTCCCGCTTGTCATTTCTCTTGAAGCAACAGAACAACACCTTCCTCTGGCCAGGCTTCAGGCCTGACATAAAGACAAATGCAGACACAAATTAGatcactgtctctgtgtttcttatGAATTATAACTTTGTTCTTTGTGATCTTAATCATTTTACACACCATCCACCAGGCAGGGAATTGACCTCTCATTGTCAGAATTGGAGAAAAGTACCAGCTCCTTGTTGACAAAGTCATTGTAGGAGAGGGACTTAGTGGACTGACCATACAGGTACTCCTGTGAAGAGACAGGAGAAGAGGTAGTGAAACTCAACAGAAAACGGCAGTAAGTCACAAAATGTTCATCAATAGTTCAGATGTTACCTCAGGCAGGTTGTGCTCCCTGCGCTGGCGCCTGTTGATCATGAAGTTGGTCAGCCACTCTTTACGCTCATCCACTTTCTTCTTGCTAAAGgcctggaaaaaagaaaaaaagatgtaagAACAAAATATCAACACTCCAGCTACTAATCATGTCGTAGTCAAATATTTAAGACAACTAATAATGTATCCTGTTGTGGGGGTACATGGTACACTAAAAGGTCTAAAACAATGAAATTTTAGTTTAATTTGATGTAATCTTGCTCAGGATGTATATCACATTGGCTGAGGAATGAGCCAAACAGCTGTGTAACATCTTACAAGGGTGATAGCTTCATCGTCTTCAGGTCCAGAGTACTTGAATGGGATACGGTGTCTCTGCATATCAGAGAAGTACTCCTTGGCCTCCTGCGATGTGCTGGTTCCCAAACCTGTGTCCACATGGGAAGAGAGTCTATTGGATAAAGCATTATAATCACACACAAGACTACAACCGTGACATTTGTCAGGTATGAAAGGTTGCTTACTTGTAAGTTTACTACCACACAGGGGTTTGTAACAAACCTTTGTAGTATTTGACTTTCCAAGATTTGTGGTTGGGCTGGCTCTCCTTCCATGCATCGAATTCAGGGATACTGTAGAAAGACAGCTGAGTTTTCTTGTATGAGGCCTTAAGAGtggaaataaatattattttacattactCAATGTCTTCACTTGTTGCCATTTCAAAGTTTTACATGTTCACAATAACAGCACAGACCAAAACCAAAGATTTATTCAGTTCAGACTATTCCTGGCTTTCGTCACCAGATGGCAGTCTTGTTGCAAGCAGACTACATTTTGGGTTGCTACCAGGGCTGGAAATCAACTTCCATTCACAGTCATCTGGTAGATCTCCATATTATTTTCCAACTTTCAATTATTTCTTAAAGCAACTACAAGAATTAGAGCATAACAAGTGCTATGAGCAAAAAGTGAATCCCTGGGAGTGGCTGAAACTCCAAACAAAATGTTACCAACACATCCTGGGAATGACATACCTTGATGATGGGGGTGATGAACTCTTCCAGGAAGTTATGGCGCAGCAGTGACGGCCAGTTATGGTGGATGAAGTTGATCAGCAAGCCCTTAATGTGGGAGCCATCTTGATCCTGAAACAATCATTGGAATACACAGGAGTCCAGTCATATTAATGTAAAGTAATAAGTACACTATGTAACTTTAGAAAAGtttgtttattcagttttctgtcacagtACTGAAAAGGAATAATAACAGGTtttaaatgatgtgtgtgtgaaaatcaaaGTGAAACAGACATGTCACACATTTCACTACATGCTGAAAACATACCTGATCTGTCATGATCATGATCTTGCCATAACGCAGAGTCTTGAGGGAGTCTGGGTCACTGTAGTTCTTCTTGTACTGAAGACCAAGGATCTTAATGATGTTGTTTATCTCAGCGTTCTCCATtatctgagaggaaaaaacaatttTCAGTCCTTTGCTAAACTTAtagaaataaatgattaaatagtCACTTACCTgtgaaatattaacatttatttctgctttacTTATTTAGATTTTAACATTGAATATAGTTTTCTTTGATAGAATTTTTTATGTTGGTGTCTCATGACACCATTTGTGAGTCTGTATGTAGCTGCTATCTAATAACTGAGCAAAAGTCTGTTGGGCTTAACCTGTTTGTGTGAGGCTTCCCGGACGTTGAGCATTTTTCCTCTAAGAGGGAAGACGCCATAGCGGTCTCTGCCGACAACTCCCAGCCCAGACACAGCCAGTGTCTTGGCTGAGTCTCCCTCAGTAAGGATCAGTGTGCAGCCCATGGAGTTCTTCCCACCTGTCAGAGAACATGGCTATCACGTTTGTCTTCTGACACAGCCAGACTGTGGTTAAAAAGCAGAGAATGAACTTGGTATATAGTACCTGCATCGTTGGCATCATCCAGTTTTGGCACCcctttgatttttgtgtgtttgacagctgaGCATTTCTTGTTCAGTTGAGACTGAGCCTTGAACTTCACCCAGTTCATGATACTTTCCACAATCCCACAGGATGTGGCCTATGGAGGacagaaaatgcagagaaataagTGAAACCTGATCTCATTACACTTCGGAGGTTAAGAATGTAATgacaattttctttttaaattagcACCTGTTTAATGAACTTGTCACTGAGAGAACAGGTGGACCCAAAGTTCTTTTGCTGCAGTGTCATGTTCTCTTTGGTCTGAGAGTCAAAGGTGGGGTTCTCAATCAGGCAATTGACAAACAGCCACATGTGGTTCTTCACCTGGAGAGGAAGTGAAGCATACTCAGCTTACAATAATAATGTAATCACTCAATTCCAGcttcattaaataaaacttaTGATCTGAGTTTATAATATTACAGTACCTGGAAAGGCTTGACAACCACACCAgctttgttcttcttcttcaccacTTCAATAAGCTTCCCAATCACCTGGTCAGCCACATAGTCAATGTGCCTCCCTCCCTGGGGTCCAGAGGACAAACATAAGATCCCATTTACAGAATAAATGTCATAAGTCTTAATCACAGTGACACAAAGTGGCTGGGAATGTAGCCAAACTTGTACTTAGCTGCCAATTGAATCTGGTCTACTAGTTCAGTCATCCTTAAAATGCTTCATAGCCGCTTTAAGATGTAAATTTAAACAGGGCTgacaaaataagataaaattaaaattggCGCTCAGTACTCTAACAGACTAcctaaaaaattaaattatggGTTTGGCATGGAGGTCACAACCCACACTCATTCATCAATCACAGTttcaccacacatacacaatatatATACGTATATGTATAATAAATGCACTAGAGAGAACATAATACACAGACATTACCTTGGTAGTGGCAATACTGTTGACAAAGCTGACTTGCTGGAAACCTTTCTCACTCATGGTGAGGCAGACCTCCCAGCGCTCACTGACGATCTCATGGATCACGGTGAGGGTTTCGCCTTGCTCGTCCACCTTGTCCTTCAGATACATGTCCACATAGCTGCGGAAACCCGAAACCTGGAGTACAAGAGTGGTTGTGTTAGTCACATGGTTTAAACCATTCAGGTTTATGCAGTTATGTAcaattttttaaagtttgaactAACCGGAGGGCAGTTAAAATTGGCAGAAAAAGAATGATGTAGTAGttactgtttgtttcatctAAAATCCCTCAAAGCAATGTAAACATTGATGTAATATGTAGTAGTCTAAATATCTAATTTTTAAAAGGATTAAATCTAATTATGGACGAGATCTAATTAATGAtatctgaaaatacaaacacaatgcaTTTCTAATTCAGTAGGAGACAGCTGATGGTGGATGACAGAAagcaacagacagagacaaagacacagacaaggGAAATACTGTGGTAACTTACTGGCAACTTCTTGCTGTTGAAGAACACACGGACACCCTTGGTGGATCCAGCAATGTCGTAGGCTCTCCTGGTCATCAGAGccactgtgtctttgtccaAGATGCTCATCTTAAACTTGGGCAGATCAGGCCTGAAGGTGATGCAAGTGAACTCCTCGCCATCAAAGGGTTTGATGCTAGCATCCCCTGCCCTGCCCATGTTGTCATACCAAGTCTGTGGAAAACATGGACTTAtggtaaaataacatttttcccTTACAGGTTAAGATGAATAGAAAATATTCTCCTTCTCACCTGCTTGAAAGTCCTCTTTGACTCTTTACAGGCAGTCTCTACAGTGAACTTTGTGCTGAAGATATTGCAAAGCTTAGCACCATATCCATTGCGTCCACCTAAAGAAGGTGCGAGGATGTGGGTTAGGGTGCTAGAGAAGGATCTACAGATAGAAATACCAAGCTTGGCTGTATCAAGTTTATACAAAAACCCTGTATGTAGTTATCTTGGTACTCTAAATTACTGACTACAGTTAGTTGATCAGTTATCCAGGTTGTTCAAATaaagcattttcatttaaatacatcAATCAAAATATTGCATGGGCACTGTAATCAaagcaaatgtgttttcataATTCAGCGATTAGCCTCACCGGTGACTTTCTTCTCCTTATCATCATAGTTGCTGGAGGTGAGGAGCTGTCCAAAGATGAGGGCAGGCACAAAGACCTTCTCCACCTTGTGCTCCACCACAGGAATACCCTTGCCATTATTCCATACACTGATGGTGTTGTTTTCACTAAAAGgcaaaatgtacacacacatttcattatgTTCATCTGTGATACCAAGGAAAGCTgttcattttgatatttgacaATTGGAGATCTTAAGTAGGCGTGCAGTGTTATACTTTATATTACTCACACATCAATGTTGACTTTGATGCAGGACATGCTCTTATCCCTCTGCTTATTGTCAGCTGCATTTACTGGAtggagaataaaaaaaaagactgattaCAGTGGCCCTGCCATCGGGTGGCAAACATTCAGTCTATTAGATTATATACCTTTTAAAATTATAAGAGCCATTTACTTACCAAGGATCTCGTCAAAAATCTTGTAAAGCCCTGGCACAAACGTCACATCACGGCAGTTCAGTCCAACATCCTCATCATACACCCACATTTGCTAAGGAAAGAAGTCAACTAGTGATtacaataacacacatacattcatattaTGTGTATCATTCGTGCTTTAATCTCTCAACTGACATCCTGCAACTTTGCCATGAGAGCAAAATTCTTCAGAAAATATCTACAGTAGTCCACCTTCACATCAGCTCCTGGGAGATTTACCAGAGGGCttaaaaatcaataaaggtTAGTTAGAGAAGCCATCAATATTAAAGACAGGGGCATTGCTGTGTGACTTCTTACTTGGGTGACAGGCTCTACAGAGCCTATGTAGGAGTCCGGTCGAAGCAAAATGTGCTCCAGCTGCGTCTTCTTCTGATAGATCCTCTCCACTGACAGCCGCTTCGGATCTTTCTTAGTATTTTGGTTGTTTTCAAAGAAGGTCTGTTGCCAATGACACAGGGTTATCTATTATGTGAATTTTCTTGCACTGCAGTCATCAATAGGGCTTACATTTGTGTTACATGCAACTTCCATACAATGACCAACAACATCTGCAATAACATTTGCTCAAACAGCCTCACACTGTTGCAATTACTTGAATCTTGAGATTTAACGAAGACAAAGTAAATCTCAGGCTATTTGTTGAACATAAAAAATCAATAATGAGCGCAAAGAAGTTGCTGTGACCTGATTCATTGTATTGctaaatgtactgtaatgtaaacGTAATCCACGCTGTATGCCATTACCTCGTTATTGCGAGGTCACCAGTTTCCACCAGtttgaaaactgaaacactgcTAACCAAAGAAGTTCTGCTTTTGTCTGACTAATAGTAGTATAAATGTGTATAGTTGTGGCGTTACCTAACGAGATGATTAATGATATGGAGCATTTTAGCCTACATCACgtgttgttttgcatgtgtcTGCTAGGTGGTTACTACGCCACTGAAACGAGCACATCATAAGTGTTGTTTTCTTGACTGGTGCATTTTGTAtgtggcatttttgctttttgaatATCGTTAACGAGAACTACGCCAGTGTTGTCCTTGTGGTTGTTAGCTAGCTGACTTTAACCGTTACTAAAAAGTTCCTCTGTAGCTAGCACTAGAAATAACTGTTAGCTAGTTAATAGCAACAGAAATATTGAAATCACCGTAAAGTTACCTTCAGTGGTTCAGCCATTCTTCTTATATTTACCGCCAAACCCTAGCGCTTGTAATAATTTAAACACAACGTTTAAGACTAActaaaaccaaacaacaaaaactgctgCCTAACTGCACGGAAACGGAGCTGAGTTAATCGAGAACCCAGTTCGAAAATTCAAAACCTAGAGGAAACCCCTCGCGCCAACTATATCGACCAATCAAGCGAAGGGCCTCTTGATGTCTCTCTCCAATGAGGAACGTAAAAACGGTCTCTCTCAAGTACACAACCAATCACCGACGGCGGAAGAGGCATGAGCCCGCCCACGTTTGTCTCGCGGCCAATCAGCTTTCCAAGAAATATATTTACAGAGTAAGAGTAAAGTGATTAAAGGTGGGGTGAAGTGTTGATTGGTTTACGGATTAATTTTCGTCATGGTCTATAGAGGTCCAGTTTATATGGGCCTGTCACATTTCACAACAATAAagacacactgaaaataaataaataaataaatatatatagacACTTAGCTTACAAAGGTAAATTCAGTGGGAAAACagcttttgtctcttttcaccTGGGTATTTTATTAATCACTCCCTTTCATTAAAGAGCTTCTCAAGCTTTTCTGGGTAAAACTAAGCCGCTAGATTGTGCCTCatacaacaattaaaaatacattaagctaaattgatattttttaatattctcTTAATAGTGCACAAAGTGATCCTTCACTGTTTTGTCAGGAGTAACATGCAGTGTGGCTCAAAGATAGTACTGATGTATGAGGCTTAGACCAAATTTTCCTCTGTTCCATAATAAAGTGTCTAATTTAGTTGGTTACCAGCTCTTGGGCCTGTCTTTCTTGATGGCATATCATACAAGCTACTGTATAGCACTCTCATATTCTTTGAGGCCTAATATGGTAGCTGTATAATCCTGCAGGATTTACAGAGATCAGAGAAACTGTGATATTCAAGGCTGTATAATCCATTCAGGATTCATAGAGCTAAGAGAAGCTGCAATATTCaacatctgtgtgtattttatctTGTTTACATCTTGTCATAAAGCTGCACCTGAGAAGTCAGCAAATTATGTATCACATTTCTGAAAAGTCAAGTGTTCATCTAGATAACACCTGGGGCATTTGTATCAACCAGCCAAAGCACAGCAGGCGGCAGCTGCTTGTCATTTAACAGGGGAAAATACTTTAAGCACTAGAGACGTAGATTTGTGCAATAACAAGACACGGTAGGCACCGAATGCAAACCTTCTGATTCACAAGTAAgtaacatttcatttcttcaATTCTATTTTGTTATTTGGGTCCATTTAACTCAGTCCTAACAAAGCTGACAAGCAATTGTATCCCGGTTGTTGTCTGATTCACTCTTTACACTCCTCagctgaagagaggaaaagggagaacAGGTCTTTTTTGTCAGAATTTCCTAATGATTATAGTGCTGTTTATAGGTACCTGGTTGGTCATTTGGTTTCCAAACCATTACTGTTcttttaaatatacaaatatcCAAATATTTGCATTGCAAAAATGAgttctgtgatgttttctgGGAGTGCAGTGTTTCCCTTTTTCCAAAGTGTTCCATCTCAATTTTGCCTCATTTATCAATATtccctcctcccacctctctctctctctctctccctcatttcctccaatctctctgtcacacatgtATACACCCTGTATAAGATAGCTGCCTAAAAGCTATTTAGTCGATTAATGGGTTTATCTCAccagaagtgtgtgtgtcgTTGCAGTTTATGATAGCCctcagctgatgtgtttttgcagcTATGTATCATCATGCAGAGCTTTGCGTCAGGTCTTACAGCTGTGTTCAGCAGATTTAAAGTGATTCAGAAGTGCAGGGTTTAAGAAGGCACTACAAAGAAACGACAGAGGATTTTGTTCAACACGAAGCAAACACAGGCCTTTAACATTTCTGTTCCGGTGGTTATCAGTCAATGGAAATTCAGTAACCTGATTTATCCAACCACTCTGTCATTCTTATCTGGTTTCCTCTGCTATGTTGCCCACTCATCTGACCTTGGCATGATAATAATAGGGCTGAAGAGCTTGAGCTGTAGTCCAGGATGTAGTGCGGCGTATGTACACAAATACACCCACAACTGCACACATGaatgaagatgaaaacacacactgcaatttGATTTTGAAGCTGGTAAGAATGATTTATCTCGGTTAAGAAATATAAAAGAATGAAGCAGCTGCCCTCATCcttttttcattcacacaaCACAAGGGGCAGAATATGGCATCTTCAAAATAGAATATGTTTTCATTACTATGTACCCAACAATGAAATCATTGTAATTTTTCCTGTGGTACAGAGGAATAtctctagcttcatatttaacggACACTTATGgaagtggtattgatcttctctctaagcatatttcctaaaatgtcaagcTATTCCTTTAATGTTAACAAGGCACATGAAATCATTTACCAAAGCTATATTACGTTAGCATTCGCATCACAATTTTAGAGAACCTTTTCCTGAGGAAATACTTTTTTAGTAATTAAACTGTTTCTGCCTTCAGAATACACAATTTTCAGGTAATTTAACAGaacacagttttatttagaATTGTGTCATCACTATTCCAACCAtgtaacacactcacacacagacttacacaCAGACTTCCTCTTATCTAGTACTAGTGGGCAGTTTGAAACAGGGAATACTAAGTACTTAGCATCCAAAAATAGTCACCCATCTAAAGTTGTTGAGAAACGTTAGCATAGTAGATGGACACCAGCGCTCTTGGTGCCACCTGCtttcctgtttatttattgatggCACTGTGTTTTCTGAGGCCTGATGCAGCTTGACTGTTGGGGAA
Above is a window of Lates calcarifer isolate ASB-BC8 linkage group LG23, TLL_Latcal_v3, whole genome shotgun sequence DNA encoding:
- the top2a gene encoding DNA topoisomerase 2-alpha isoform X3 produces the protein MAEPLKTFFENNQNTKKDPKRLSVERIYQKKTQLEHILLRPDSYIGSVEPVTQQMWVYDEDVGLNCRDVTFVPGLYKIFDEILVNAADNKQRDKSMSCIKVNIDVENNTISVWNNGKGIPVVEHKVEKVFVPALIFGQLLTSSNYDDKEKKVTGGRNGYGAKLCNIFSTKFTVETACKESKRTFKQTWYDNMGRAGDASIKPFDGEEFTCITFRPDLPKFKMSILDKDTVALMTRRAYDIAGSTKGVRVFFNSKKLPVSGFRSYVDMYLKDKVDEQGETLTVIHEIVSERWEVCLTMSEKGFQQVSFVNSIATTKGGRHIDYVADQVIGKLIEVVKKKNKAGVVVKPFQVKNHMWLFVNCLIENPTFDSQTKENMTLQQKNFGSTCSLSDKFIKQATSCGIVESIMNWVKFKAQSQLNKKCSAVKHTKIKGVPKLDDANDAGGKNSMGCTLILTEGDSAKTLAVSGLGVVGRDRYGVFPLRGKMLNVREASHKQIMENAEINNIIKILGLQYKKNYSDPDSLKTLRYGKIMIMTDQDQDGSHIKGLLINFIHHNWPSLLRHNFLEEFITPIIKASYKKTQLSFYSIPEFDAWKESQPNHKSWKVKYYKGLGTSTSQEAKEYFSDMQRHRIPFKYSGPEDDEAITLAFSKKKVDERKEWLTNFMINRRQRREHNLPEEYLYGQSTKSLSYNDFVNKELVLFSNSDNERSIPCLVDGLKPGQRKVLFCCFKRNDKREVKVAQLAGSVAEMSAYHHGEVSLMMTIVGLAQNFVGSNNLNLLQPLGQFGTRLHGGKDSASPRYIFTMLSPLARLLFPSMDDNLLKYNYDDNQRVEPEWYIPIIPTVLVNGAEGIGTGWASKIPNYDIREIISNIYRMLDGEEPLPMLPSYKGFRGTIEQVMDNQYMNNGEVAIIDSTTIEISELPVKSWTQSYKENVLEPMLNGTEKVPPLITDYKDYHTDTTVRFVVKMTAEKLAEAEAAGLHKVFKLQSPLTCNSMVLFDHVGSLKKYESVQDILKDFYELRMKYYVLRKDWLAGMLGAESAKLTNQARFILEKIQGTLVIENKPKKELIRMLQQMGYDSDPVKAWKQAQEKNEEEMEDENEEEKTEEDTSGPDYNYLLSMPMWFLTKEKKEELCKQRDAKLTELNTLKKKSPADLWREDLAAFSEELTRVEAKEKENTSMPAGKGAGKGKAVKVKQETLPTPQGRRVVPRVTSTMKAEANRKADLKKGEGKRGKKIKSENVVMKMEFGEAESAEPSEELGLVARLSKKTKTQAKEKASKTGKQTTLHFKPVTKNPKKNPWSDEEAVSGSEMETEEVVAPRERVERKTKGTVTYSVSDSEDEFDDWGKKDAPKRKAVISDDDTSFAPEPSAVADSDMDSPAPPRKEPAKKVTKSKSAVKRAESKSSSQSDDQVPAPKAPVQGKTKAAAPKKATAAKKPAASKKKAADVKQPSILDALSKPKTSSNTAAEKVVSFNSSDSEGEVKPPVKMAKPALKRKQAVSDDSDSSSDNLMSRLKAKTTAGSKKTKKWEEDDSFRLSDQEAAAPADVTSRVKPSRARKPVTYNLDSDSDF
- the top2a gene encoding DNA topoisomerase 2-alpha isoform X2; amino-acid sequence: MAEPLKTFFENNQNTKKDPKRLSVERIYQKKTQLEHILLRPDSYIGSVEPVTQQMWVYDEDVGLNCRDVTFVPGLYKIFDEILVNAADNKQRDKSMSCIKVNIDVENNTISVWNNGKGIPVVEHKVEKVFVPALIFGQLLTSSNYDDKEKKVTGGRNGYGAKLCNIFSTKFTVETACKESKRTFKQTWYDNMGRAGDASIKPFDGEEFTCITFRPDLPKFKMSILDKDTVALMTRRAYDIAGSTKGVRVFFNSKKLPVSGFRSYVDMYLKDKVDEQGETLTVIHEIVSERWEVCLTMSEKGFQQVSFVNSIATTKGGRHIDYVADQVIGKLIEVVKKKNKAGVVVKPFQVKNHMWLFVNCLIENPTFDSQTKENMTLQQKNFGSTCSLSDKFIKQATSCGIVESIMNWVKFKAQSQLNKKCSAVKHTKIKGVPKLDDANDAGGKNSMGCTLILTEGDSAKTLAVSGLGVVGRDRYGVFPLRGKMLNVREASHKQIMENAEINNIIKILGLQYKKNYSDPDSLKTLRYGKIMIMTDQDQDGSHIKGLLINFIHHNWPSLLRHNFLEEFITPIIKASYKKTQLSFYSIPEFDAWKESQPNHKSWKVKYYKGLGTSTSQEAKEYFSDMQRHRIPFKYSGPEDDEAITLAFSKKKVDERKEWLTNFMINRRQRREHNLPEEYLYGQSTKSLSYNDFVNKELVLFSNSDNERSIPCLVDGLKPGQRKVLFCCFKRNDKREVKVAQLAGSVAEMSAYHHGEVSLMMTIVGLAQNFVGSNNLNLLQPLGQFGTRLHGGKDSASPRYIFTMLSPLARLLFPSMDDNLLKYNYDDNQRVEPEWYIPIIPTVLVNGAEGIGTGWASKIPNYDIREIISNIYRMLDGEEPLPMLPSYKGFRGTIEQVMDNQYMNNGEVAIIDSTTIEISELPVKSWTQSYKENVLEPMLNGTEKVPPLITDYKDYHTDTTVRFVVKMTAEKLAEAEAAGLHKVFKLQSPLTCNSMVLFDHVGSLKKYESVQDILKDFYELRMKYYVLRKDWLAGMLGAESAKLTNQARFILEKIQGTLVIENKPKKELIRMLQQMGYDSDPVKAWKQAQEKNEEEMEDENEEEKTEEDTSGPDYNYLLSMPMWFLTKEKKEELCKQRDAKLTELNTLKKKSPADLWREDLAAFSEELTRVEAKEKENTSMPAGKGAGKGKAVKVKQETLPTPQGRRVVPRVTSTMKAEANRKADLKKGEGKRGKKIKSENVVMKMEFGEAESAEPSEELGLVARLSKKTKTQAKEKAASKTGKQTTLHFKPVTKNPKKNPWSDEEAVSGSEMETEEVVAPRERVERKTKGTVTYSVSDSEDEFDDWGKKDAPKRKAVISDDDTSFAPEPSAVADSDMDSPAPPRKEPAKKVTKSKSAVKRAESKSSSQSDDQVPAPKAPVQGKTKAAAPKKATAAKKPAASKKKAADVKQPSILDALSKPKTSSNTAAEKVVSFNSSDSEGEVKPPVKMAKPALKRKQAVSDDSDSSSDNLMSRLKAKTTAGSKKTKKWEEDDSFRLSDQEAAAPADVTSRVKPSRARKPVTYNLDSDSDF
- the top2a gene encoding DNA topoisomerase 2-alpha isoform X1 — its product is MAEPLKTFFENNQNTKKDPKRLSVERIYQKKTQLEHILLRPDSYIGSVEPVTQQMWVYDEDVGLNCRDVTFVPGLYKIFDEILVNAADNKQRDKSMSCIKVNIDVENNTISVWNNGKGIPVVEHKVEKVFVPALIFGQLLTSSNYDDKEKKVTGGRNGYGAKLCNIFSTKFTVETACKESKRTFKQTWYDNMGRAGDASIKPFDGEEFTCITFRPDLPKFKMSILDKDTVALMTRRAYDIAGSTKGVRVFFNSKKLPVSGFRSYVDMYLKDKVDEQGETLTVIHEIVSERWEVCLTMSEKGFQQVSFVNSIATTKGGRHIDYVADQVIGKLIEVVKKKNKAGVVVKPFQVKNHMWLFVNCLIENPTFDSQTKENMTLQQKNFGSTCSLSDKFIKQATSCGIVESIMNWVKFKAQSQLNKKCSAVKHTKIKGVPKLDDANDAGGKNSMGCTLILTEGDSAKTLAVSGLGVVGRDRYGVFPLRGKMLNVREASHKQIMENAEINNIIKILGLQYKKNYSDPDSLKTLRYGKIMIMTDQDQDGSHIKGLLINFIHHNWPSLLRHNFLEEFITPIIKASYKKTQLSFYSIPEFDAWKESQPNHKSWKVKYYKGLGTSTSQEAKEYFSDMQRHRIPFKYSGPEDDEAITLAFSKKKVDERKEWLTNFMINRRQRREHNLPEEYLYGQSTKSLSYNDFVNKELVLFSNSDNERSIPCLVDGLKPGQRKVLFCCFKRNDKREVKVAQLAGSVAEMSAYHHGEVSLMMTIVGLAQNFVGSNNLNLLQPLGQFGTRLHGGKDSASPRYIFTMLSPLARLLFPSMDDNLLKYNYDDNQRVEPEWYIPIIPTVLVNGAEGIGTGWASKIPNYDIREIISNIYRMLDGEEPLPMLPSYKGFRGTIEQVMDNQYMNNGEVAIIDSTTIEISELPVKSWTQSYKENVLEPMLNGTEKVPPLITDYKDYHTDTTVRFVVKMTAEKLAEAEAAGLHKVFKLQSPLTCNSMVLFDHVGSLKKYESVQDILKDFYELRMKYYVLRKDWLAGMLGAESAKLTNQARFILEKIQGTLVIENKPKKELIRMLQQMGYDSDPVKAWKQAQEKNEEEMEDENEEEKTEEDTSGPDYNYLLSMPMWFLTKEKKEELCKQRDAKLTELNTLKKKSPADLWREDLAAFSEELTRVEAKEKENTSMPAGKGAGKGKAVKVKQETLPTPQGRRVVPRVTSTMKAEANRKADLKKGEGKRGKKIKSENVVMKMEFGEAESAEPSEELGLVARLSKKTKTQAKEKDETYFSAAASKTGKQTTLHFKPVTKNPKKNPWSDEEAVSGSEMETEEVVAPRERVERKTKGTVTYSVSDSEDEFDDWGKKDAPKRKAVISDDDTSFAPEPSAVADSDMDSPAPPRKEPAKKVTKSKSAVKRAESKSSSQSDDQVPAPKAPVQGKTKAAAPKKATAAKKPAASKKKAADVKQPSILDALSKPKTSSNTAAEKVVSFNSSDSEGEVKPPVKMAKPALKRKQAVSDDSDSSSDNLMSRLKAKTTAGSKKTKKWEEDDSFRLSDQEAAAPADVTSRVKPSRARKPVTYNLDSDSDF